AGTGGATGAAAGCAAGTCTCAGGAGTCTCTTTTTATAAATTCTGCCttcaaaaccaccaaaaacaGCTATAGCTAAGAGTCCAGACTCACAAGCAAGTTACTGTGAGTTACTGCGTATCAGCTGAATGGTGGCAACTATTCACATGTGCACTCTTAACTTTTGACAGAAGAGAGCTAATTTGATGTAGTTCTATAGTGGGCAAAGGCAATTCAATTTCCCTCTCAAGTGCTACAGGCAAAAGCGTGCATGCAGACACCCGCAGCTGGTGACTCATTAAACACAGTAACTTGATCAAGTCAGAGACCTAAATAACTTCTCTGGTCTGCAGAGACAGGTAGACAGGGAGGAATTTTCTAACTGACAGAGACCCAAGCACTGCAGCATTGTAACACCCACAGTAAAATCTCTACTAGGAACAGAAATGAAGACTCTACAGGAGCTCTGGCATTTGAAGCAATTCTGCTCTTTACAAAAAACCAAATTCATAACTTGTGATAGTCAGCAACCGATTGTCTCGCCTTAGTATTTATTTCAGCCTTCTAAAGAGCAGAATTTTCTCTGCAGGGACCATCGTTTCATCTGTAAGAACAAGGACTAATGAGGCTGAACATAAACAAACAGCCCTTCGCAGCAGAAGACAAACGGGAGCTGcgggacagagccagggctggctgTCCCTGGGCGGCAGTGGCAGTGGGACGGCAGCTGGCCATCGCTCAGATCATCGTGCCATCTTGTGGCAAGGCACCCGCACGCTTCTCAGCTGCATCTGGCAAAATCAAAGCTCGGAAGGAGGCGAGCAGAAAATCTTGTACCCACCTTCCTGTATGTTACAGATAACTAATACAGTGCAGTATGATTTCCTGAACGATGGTTTTCATTTCCTTGTTCTATGAAAATTAGCAAAGAAATAGCGAAGTTTGTATGTGTGCCAGGCTCACCACTCCTCAGCGTAACAGTTTCCACCCTTACTCTGTTATAGGCTAGCAGCACAGTATTATAGTACTTGCAGTGTTTGAGTAGATGCTGTACAGCCATGTGGGAGAACACACTTCTAGCTTGAAAAGAAAACGTGAgacacaaaaacaaaaaccaggaaaAGTTTGCAGCATGTAATAGAATGGTAAGTTAGATGCCTGTTTTTACTTTTCTAAAGGGCATACAAATGTTTTTTGTAGATTTGGGCTTAAGGActgaaaaagggagagaaatgtatttcagaaagtcatgtcttaaatacaaaagaacataaaagagctgcagaaaaagctGGGAGAGGAAGGCCAAAAGGATATCACTACCAGCATTATTAGCATGGGAATCCAAATTGATGCTGCCAGATATTGTACCCTCTGGAGCCTTGAGATCAAAGGAGTGTTAACATAATGCAAAACATGTCTTAAATGGAGTAAaactgcatttagaaaaaaaatattttgatactAACATCTGATTGGACTCAAGAAGATGGTGCTGTTAACACTACATAATTAAGATGGAAAGTAATCAGAACTTCAAGTTGAAATTTGGAGGTTAAGAAAATTTGAAAggagaaatatgaaagaaaaacccTTAAAGTTGAAAGACCAGTGAAAAAACGGTGCAGTTAAAAGTAAGGAAGAAATCACCTTCAATTGGCCTGCAGTATGCATTATACATTTCCACTTACTCTCTTGTAATATATTTTTGACACTTACCCACTGCTTCTTCTTGGTCTGGGAAATCAGTTGCTTGTGCTGGCCTGCTAGCTtcttaatttcttctaaaaattctTCTTTGCACTTCTCCTTTACCTGCTTACATTTTCTGTCCATCTCTCCTTGTGCGTTGGCCACAGCTTTATTTACAGCctgccttttctcttcttccatctcTGTACGCAGCTGCCATAAGAAAGTCAGCAAAACGAGTCAATGGACAGCTATTGGAATTAAAGTATCTTCTTTAAACCTCTACTCTTTAAACCTCTATTACTGATCTGGGTGGAGGTCACATAATTAGAGATTTCTcctaattagaaaacaaaaagttctCTCCTTTAGAGTTATAACAAAACTTCCATCCCATAAgaaatgttcaaaataaaaatgccacCATATTTCTATTCTGCTAGGCATCTACAAAACCAGCTAAATAGGTTCCATGTATATTTTGTCAACAATCAGCTTACAAATTTATGAATTTATCTTAGACAAAGATTTTGTCTTTTCCAAATGTACAACTGCATATAAATCTACAGCAAGGGCAcaatggaaaatacaaaatagaacATCCCTGAGTTCCGTAAGAGGTACTTTTTAGTATTCATTGTCAGTGGGATTCCTTTGCCCTTGCTCAGTTATCTAAAAGTTTGGTGTCTTAATCCTACAGGATTAACACTTAAACTCCCTAGGTTCATTCCATAGTCCTTCATCCAGAAGGAAATTCATCTTGTCTTAAGACAGGTACTTAAGAGAGGTCAGACAAGTCATCCTCTAAATTGTCTTGCTCTCTCCAGCCAAAGGTGAGCAGCTCAGGCTTAGATAATGAATTTTAAACAGGTTATCATTAGATAAGAAAATTCAAACAAATTTCAGCAATTCAAACAAATTTAATGTTTAGGTCAGAAGATTGACAAAAGAAGAATTACTTATGAATAGCATTTAAACAATGCCATTGTTTACAACCACACTTGACAATGGAGACAAAGGCTTTGGAAACGGATACTCATGAATAAACAATTAGTTTCATTTTTGGATCACAAACTGATTTAACTggacaagaaacagaaaaagcatgagTTTTCTGTTTAAACTAAGGTCTGTTGGTATAGAAATGGTCTAAAAACCAGTAACGAAGACTACTTTTATGTGGTCTCTTTGGAAAAcgtttttattcattttcttaagGGTGGATgttacaaaaatagaaaagaatgtgaaaaaaatccacactCCTCCTCTCCTCAAACCAGAGCATAGGGGGTGTTTGACACGTTACCTTTTCCACTGCCTCTCGCACAACCCTCTCAGTTTCTCTTTTGTGATCAGCTTTCATCCTGTCCTTGAAATCATTAAAGATTTTGGTGTATTTGTCATGGCACATGTTCTGACACACTCCATCATTACTGGTCTGGGTGCTCCGATGCAGCATTTTTGGAGAAGAGGCACTTAACTTCTTGGTCTGAGTTGAGACTGAAACTTTTTCAATGGGCTGAGGCATTGTGGGAATTTCCTGGCTTGAACTTACTGCTTCAGTTTCAGGTTCTGGCTCCtacagagaaagaacaaacttGTAAATCCAGATACCAAAATAGAACAAGTTAACTTTCTGTTCCCCCTGGAGAAAAAGTGTTACCCGACTAATGCTAGCATAAGTTATGTTAAAGGTGTCTGTTGAAGACCTTTAGTGCTAATGGGATGTGGGATCCCTGAGGAAAACCAGCCTGACACTGGGTAGGCTCTTTGGTCAGGCTTTTCTGACTTCAGCTAGGAGCCTGCCAGAAAGAAGCACATCAGTATTCTCACTAGCCTTACTTCCCCAAAAGTACGACGAACTTCAGAGGCTATTCTGAATCCCTGCAGATCCCTTGGGCTTACTAAAGGGTTGCTATAGATTTTTCCCCCTGCCATTCTCCCTGAAGAGACTGTAGCTGTGTGGCCAAGGTGCGTGAATTGTTTTGGCAAACTCTGGGCTTACGCTGGCCCAACAGGCTCCACTGGAGTCTGTAATAGTCCACCGATTTCATAGAACTGCTGCAAAGATTGATTAGTACTTCAAAGttgctttgaagatgaaaggcTAACGAGCATCTAAGTCTTGCTTCCAATAATATAGAACTAGACTTGGATGACCACAGAAGCTTTCTGTAATTACACAATTATCAAGAAAGAAATCATAGTTACTGTAGTGTACTGCACTGAATTTAGCTGCCTATGTTATTACACTGTAACACCAATTGCTCCTGCTCTTTAGAACGGATAGAAGTAACATCCCTGCAAACTCTTACTGATACTTGAAGTGTCTGAAGACACAGATGAACAttatttgttctggttttttaacttagattttttaaagcttatttaacAGTGTACAGACAAAGCACACAGTCCTTGTAACACCAGACTTGCTCAGGACTGGACTTTGTGCCTGTCTGCGTGATGTGGCACTGCTCACACCAATCAGAAGGCTGACTGTGTATTCCCTTTTGCAACCAATTACTCTCCAATAGGTCACTGTGATTGACTTCTGGATCACTGATCAAATATGAGCAGAGCTAAGGAGGCAAATGTTAAGACATAAATATATGAAGCAAATTACAGCATTTGGTTGacagaaaacataataaaaatgatGAGACATCCTAAACTGTAGTCTCCCTATCTTGCACTCAAATATAGCTTGTGCCTCAGGGAGCACAAACCGTGTGTCACTGCCTCCATCGATGAAGGTGCCTCCTGTGGTATCAGATACAATGGGGAGGCAGGTGCCCAGATATTAGGAGTGGCAATGTCTTTATTTCAGGCACCAGGGCCATCCCACATAACTCTGGTGCTAAAATACCTGAACCTTCCTCTGTAATGCAGTCTTGAGTCCTCTTCTGAGAACTGTGCATATGTGCAACTTTTTCTAAGTGTTCAACATGCAGCTGAAACAAGGCCAGGAAAAAGTACTCAAAAGTTAGGAAATACGAGATTTATGGCTGTCTCGGTAACTGCCCCCTTGTGTACAAGCATAATAATACAGTCCCTTGGTTACATGATCATTCAGGGGGCAAGTTGGATAAACAGGGAAGGAACTTCCACAAAGGTGGATATGATATTTTATAAACTTAATATTCTTGATCGTGCAAAATACTTTCTAATTCCTGCTGTTTATAGACTTACTAACTAGCCTgaatttgtcattaaaaaaaaaaaagttgtaagctGACTGTTGATTTATTGAATATAGAATATTACCATGATGACAGTAGTGGCTTACATGTGGGAGTTACAATTATGTTTGTTAGCAAGGAGGACCGAGCTATGGGGCTGGAACTTTCAAGATTAAGACTGTAAAATCAGTAAAAGGTGACAGAAATTGAAGGAGTGTCTATTAAAATTTCAGACTTTTTGTACTTTGCTATGTCTACAAACATGGTAATCGACTTTACTTACTTCTTTTTTGAGTTCCATGCTCTGGTTACGTCGTCCTTTCTTTGCTCTTGGTTCCTGAGTAACCTTCAGCTGTGAACATTGAGAAAAGCATATTGAATCATTCCAAAAACCAGTTCATACAAGTACCGTTCATTGTCACATGACTGATGTACCTTTTATTTGTGATTATTTGCAATTATTTAATTTAGCAAATAGAAAGTGGAATACTGTTCTTAAATAAGAAGTGCAGACAATAAACTTTCCACATTATCACTGATGACTATGATTGCATGAAGGAACAAAATTCATGAACAAGTTCTAACATTCAATATGTATTTGCTAAAATACCCTTaatcattcttttcttcatttcacatACAAGTTCAAACACTTGTTTTCTGGAATATCCTGATATCAGTGATCAATAGTTAGGCAGCAGATTTTGTTGGAAGccagaaaacagcaataaatataAAGAGAATGAATATATGTAAAGATGGTAAGATTATCCAGACTTGCTATAATTGATTATGACCGTATGCTTGGAGGGGTACGAAACTTCATGCTTTAGAATAAAAGCCAATCTTCAGCCATAGAAACAAGGGTGAGATCTAAGTGGATGCTATATTATCTTACAATGGCTTACAGAAAAGTTCTTACTCCTGTCTTTGAAGCATCCAGTACCGGGTAGTGTTAGTGACAGGATACTACAGATTACTGCAAAGCACTGAGTTTGATGGCTACTCCTATGTTCCTGTAACTGGGAAACCAGTGAAACAGGTATAAGCATTGACCAAGTGAAGGATGAGCAGTTGGGGTGGAACAGAAAATATGCAAATGGACACTTCAAACACTGTGACCGACACTTCTCAAAAACTGGGAAAATGCCACTGTTAtctttcataaatatatttatgacTGTTTTCCTGTTTCATCATACATTGTTGTATGACTGCATACGTGGCATTAAATAAAGGGGCTACGAAGGGTTAGCTAAGCAAACtagtctaaaaaaaattaaaaccactttGATAAGGAGCATCCCCTTCAAGCAACATTCAGTTTTATAAGCTTTAAGTTTTTAGCTACAAATTGGATGATAGACCTGTTTgacaaaagagcaaaagaagagGGTCAAAacatgctgattttttaaaatacagacttaAGAGAGAGGACAGTGgttttaaatgaggaaagaaaatgttgccAGGGCAAAGGCTGCCAAAAATACAGAGAAGCATCCTGCAAGCTATGAAAATCTTACTGCCAAGTCAGTAATAGTGAATATATAACACCCTCTTGGACAATGAATGACTAGCCATGTTCAGCTGTGATAAGGGAATTTCCATATGGCAATGCAAAGTTTTGTATCTTGGCCCTTTGAGCTTTTCACCATTgttaaagcaatatattttttcttgttttgcagaattatttttaatgactttaatCAGTTGCTGGTCACATGGTCCTCAAGTGCAACGTTTGCACCTAACTTTAATTGGACTTGCTGACAATGTCATTGCTGGTGTTACTCAGGGATCTGTAACGCAGAATACAGTCCAAAGTGAATATACTCCAGCTGAGAAGAGGCTGAACAGCTACAGGGCTGTCCCTTGATGGGAGTCCAAGAAGGCAGGTGTGCAGTCTATCTGATATCCATGACATTTAACTTGAACATTCCTATGTAACTTTAGAAATCTTGGTCTGTCTCATCAAGGTGCTGTAGGTGACAAACATTTTGAAACTTCCCAGAGGTCATCCAAGAAactgaggaaagaggaaaacTCTACATTCTTGCTATTATGGAACTACAAAACATAGGGAAAATAGGCCTTGGAACCCTATTCTTGTCACCACAAAACTGCAGACAGAACACAAGGCTAATTTAATAGTAGATTAATCAAAAATGTCATCTTTGTACCCTTTAATAAATTGCCCTTATTGCTAACATTGTGGCAGCACTCACTTGCTCATTGCTGGTGGAAGAGATACTCgactctgcctcctcttcccctttATCCTCATTCTTTGATTTCCAGAATCTTCCCTCACGAAGAAAACGCTGGTGCAGTTCCAGCTCGTCACAGGCCTTCTTCCACCCCATACTGCGTTTCACATGCAGCCGATGGATGTTAACTGTGATATCTTGAATGTTTTCAGAGGGGATCCAGGCCCTTTTGAATACACAGTACAGACAGATTCAGAAACATTAAATACAGATAAAGGATCTTGACCTGAGAAACTGACTTCAGAAGCAGTTTTTCACAGTGGCCAATCACTGACAATTCCTTTTTACTCAGAATTTTTGTATATtcaacacatttgaaaaaaaccagACTGCATACTGTTAGACATTTGTGTTATTATAAGCACTTGTTAGCTGTGGGTGCTATGGCTGAAAGtctctttcattttcagtgaGCCACAAACCTGCCCCAGCACCAACAGCAGTCACATCTCCTATCTGCTCTCTTGCTAAATGCCCTGCATCAGACACAGAAACATCTTTACTGAAGGTTCGTATGCTAATCCAATTTAGCCCTTGACCTCTTTGCTAAAACTGTCAAGGAATGTACCAAATTATCACCTCAAATAGAGACATTTTGTAGTTTGGACCCCTGTCTATCGGGACTGAACTCCTGTGGGGACTGTCATGCTCTTTGGGACTGAATTAGTGCCTTTGGTTCCAAAGGTACTTTGTCctcttaaatattttcagaggTCCTCATACAGTTAGATGGGCAGCTCTTGACATTTTGAAAGGTTATAGCAAGCAACACTGGACATTAAAGAAAAAGAGTCACTGCCATGCACATCTACGTAACAGAGTAAATATGGTAACAAATTCAATATCTGCGGACAGATTCTCAATTCTTGCAACataaatttcatttcagtgaagtCAAAGAAACAATGCTAATTTACACCAACCAGGAGTTTGGCCTTTCGTCCAAGTCCAGCACAGTAACTAAGCAATGGCACTCTAGTAATatgtattttgccttttctatcaGCACGTTTAAGAAGTTACAAGCACCTCATCCCACAAGCATCATGTTACTTTATTGAATAGTTTGAAGTTGTGTGAACTTAATGCCAAAACTACTAATGAGATAAGCTGTATTTGCAAACAGATTCAACATAAATCATTCTGTGATTGAGAcacaaataaagatattttacCCACTTTATGCCTATTACATTATGTACTGTGCAAGTTACACTAAAAGCAGTTTAAATAAACAGCCTCATAAAACACTGTTACTGAATTGCCTAGGCCCTTTTGGGATGCACCAAAAAATACCACCTTCCCAACAACGATGAATTACTTTGCAAATGTCTCCTCTCCTCACATTATAGGCATATAAaccaaagagcaaaaaaaatcagtacatcCACTGTAGTAACACTACTATAACCCTCCCCAAATGCTGAACAAAAAACTGGAGATGGAAGTAAAAACTGATCTCTAAGAGTGACGTTTCCAATGTAAAGAGTTATTCTCTGAAATTGCAAACCGGCTAACAGCAGGAGCTCTGTCAATGTTCTAGCAGTGAGACAGAAACATTTGTGATGTATATTATGTTACTAAAACACAAAATTGCAATGTGCCTGCTCAGAAGAGAAAACTGCACAAAGTCAACACTGCTGGTAGTAAGAATACATTTCTGTCCAATTTTCACCTTGGCCTGGATTAGCAGGCTGCTACTGATTTGAAGAAACAGTTGAAGTTCACTtgctttctttaattaaaatggcATTAAGTAACATCCCTATGGCAACTGTGGAAAGGGAATCTCTGAGCCATTTGGAAACTTCGGGTGTATTAGACTGAGCTTTAAATTTTCTGAAACAATTATGGCAAAGTACTCAGTCTTTCTAATATTGGCAACTAGCTAAGCCAGGATTTACAACATGATAGATGAGATACATTCTTTTAAGTATTGTTTGTAAAAAGCAGCACATGGAATTAATAAATTACCTTTGGTGGTGATGGCCAAAAAAGCGAACATCAACTTGATTGTCCTCTTTCTGCATGACTTTGGCTGGCCAAAACCCAAAGCCTTTCATTTTGGCCCAAACCAACTCATGATTAGGTATCTGGAAAAAATGTTGTATTTATTATTGGTTATGAAGTATTATATTGATATCTCCCCCAAATATTTTGCTGTAATACTATGCTAGTATCTTAAGAATATGGTTGCTGATTATGTCTAgtgctattttcatttttatcttcttacAATACATATTTCCCTGTTAGATGTATCACTTggatcaaagtaaaaaaaatacaaagtctgAAAAGGGTGTAACTGTCTATTGAAAACAGAGATCTTAAGCAGCCCCAAAATTAAACCTGTTTTTATAGCTTCATCCAGGAGCAAAGTTTCATTTCCATAAGCTCCTTATTTTCTTATGAGACTGTTGTAACTGGCTGATAACCAAGTTTTATAACCTGTATTGTTACAGCTTTGAACTTCAATCAACATTTCACTCATGTAAAATATCTACGCTTACAGTGTcttaaccatgcttttgaaacaagcCTACTGAAATGGAATATTCAATGCATTAATGACACCAAAACTGCAGGCTTttatacagaaaagcaaacaaataaaaatctgtgtCAGCAACATACACAAGGATAGCAGAACCAATTGTCAGGTCGCGCGTTTGACAAATAGAAACAGTTCTTGCAAAGCTGCAGTTCatccagctgaaaaacaaaacaaagtaaataagCCCAAAAAATCCTATTTATGTGACTTCAGTAGTATCCCTTGCTCTTAAGTAGCAAAATTTTTCAGCCTGGCTTGCTAGTTTGGTGGAGTTACTTCTGTCTGTGCAAACTAGAGGTGTGAAACTGAGGTGAGCTGAGAGTGGATGGCAGACAAGCTGCAAAAACGTTAttcatgttttagaaaaaaaaggcagagggaggagaCTAATTCAACTCTTACTGATTTATTATAgttaaaaagcaaagaatagTTCTTTAAATTCATCAATTATTTTAAGTACATTCTGAAAGAAGTAATTCAACTGCACAAATGGATAAAGTGAGACAGCTCCCCTAGCTTTATTTTTTGGTCTCCTCTGAATGTTGAGAAATGTTTCAATGCCAGTTACAGAATTTGGTAGGAATCTCACCTCAGGATCAATTTATATTAGCAAGTACAATTATTTCTAGTCCAATTACTagattattttcaaaactaaaatttgAATATTGGTATTTTCCAAATGACAGGCTagttgcaaaaaaaaacccccaaaaggaATTCTGAATCAGCTGTTAGAAAGTTAGGGGAAATTTATAACAAACTtcacatgctttttatttttgtaatatgaagaataattttcttagattctgaaatgaaaatcaaatatcTTGCCTACATCTTGGTTACTTGGTACTACTTACTTCATGACATGTGTCTTTGTAAAGCATCCTCGCTATATCAGCTTGTTCACTGTCCgctataaattaaaaataaatggtatgAACAATCACAGTATGATCACAGTGCTCACAAAGATTTGCATCTGTCATTGCAATGACTTTCATGCTGTAATTGTGTTGCTTGAGAATACAAAACATAATTTAGTCACTTGGATAACCCCTCCATTTAAAATTTTCTAACGATCagttctgtatttgttttctctttcacatttATATGCAAAAATACCATTGGAAGCTTTTCAACTGAACAATACAAGTACACatctgaggagcagcagcagggagacagGATTGCTCTTAATATGGATCCAGTTTCCTTCCCTGCTAGTGTCTTAATGACACACTGCAATTCTCCTAAAACATGTCGCTCTGCTATCACCACTCAGCAGGAACACAGGTACAATCACATAAGTATTTCTGCTCAGAGTAGTCCTTCACAGACTATTTATCACTATGTGTTTCCCTTTACACCTGTGTATTTCTCTATTAGCACACTCACATCTC
This region of Harpia harpyja isolate bHarHar1 chromosome 1, bHarHar1 primary haplotype, whole genome shotgun sequence genomic DNA includes:
- the ZMYND11 gene encoding zinc finger MYND domain-containing protein 11 isoform X3, producing the protein MARLTKRRQADTKAIQHLWAAIEIIRNQKQIANIDRITKYMSRVHGMHPKETTRQLSLAVKDGLIVETLTVGCKGSKAGIEQEGYWLPGDEIAYGMQPFSQTAAKNKSIKKKNTSKQEMSTYLRFIVSRMKERAIDLNKKGKDNKHPMYRRLVHSAVDVPTIQEKVNEGKYRSYEEFKADAQLLLHNTVIFYGADSEQADIARMLYKDTCHELDELQLCKNCFYLSNARPDNWFCYPCIPNHELVWAKMKGFGFWPAKVMQKEDNQVDVRFFGHHHQRAWIPSENIQDITVNIHRLHVKRSMGWKKACDELELHQRFLREGRFWKSKNEDKGEEEAESSISSTSNEQLKVTQEPRAKKGRRNQSMELKKEEPEPETEAVSSSQEIPTMPQPIEKVSVSTQTKKLSASSPKMLHRSTQTSNDGVCQNMCHDKYTKIFNDFKDRMKADHKRETERVVREAVEKLRTEMEEEKRQAVNKAVANAQGEMDRKCKQVKEKCKEEFLEEIKKLAGQHKQLISQTKKKQWCYNCEEEAMYHCCWNTSYCSIKCQQEHWHAEHKRTCRRKR
- the ZMYND11 gene encoding zinc finger MYND domain-containing protein 11 isoform X4 translates to MARLTKRRQADTKAIQHLWAAIEIIRNQKQIANIDRITKYMSRVHGMHPKETTRQLSLAVKDGLIVETLTVGCKGSKAGIEQEGYWLPGDEISIKKKNTSKQEMSTYLRFIVSRMKERAIDLNKKGKDNKHPMYRRLVHSAVDVPTIQEKVNEGKYRSYEEFKADAQLLLHNTVIFYGADSEQADIARMLYKDTCHELDELQLCKNCFYLSNARPDNWFCYPCIPNHELVWAKMKGFGFWPAKVMQKEDNQVDVRFFGHHHQRAWIPSENIQDITVNIHRLHVKRSMGWKKACDELELHQRFLREGRFWKSKNEDKGEEEAESSISSTSNEQLKVTQEPRAKKGRRNQSMELKKEEPEPETEAVSSSQEIPTMPQPIEKVSVSTQTKKLSASSPKMLHRSTQTSNDGVCQNMCHDKYTKIFNDFKDRMKADHKRETERVVREAVEKLRTEMEEEKRQAVNKAVANAQGEMDRKCKQVKEKCKEEFLEEIKKLAGQHKQLISQTKKKQWCYNCEEEAMYHCCWNTSYCSIKCQQEHWHAEHKRTCRRKR
- the ZMYND11 gene encoding zinc finger MYND domain-containing protein 11 isoform X2: MARLTKRRQADTKAIQHLWAAIEIIRNQKQIANIDRITKYMSRVHGMHPKETTRQLSLAVKDGLIVETLTVGCKGSKAGIEQEGYWLPGDEIDWETENHDWYCFECHLPGEVLICDLCFRVYHSKCLSDEFRLRDSSSHWQCPVCRSIKKKNTSKQEMSTYLRFIVSRMKERAIDLNKKGKDNKHPMYRRLVHSAVDVPTIQEKVNEGKYRSYEEFKADAQLLLHNTVIFYGADSEQADIARMLYKDTCHELDELQLCKNCFYLSNARPDNWFCYPCIPNHELVWAKMKGFGFWPAKVMQKEDNQVDVRFFGHHHQRAWIPSENIQDITVNIHRLHVKRSMGWKKACDELELHQRFLREGRFWKSKNEDKGEEEAESSISSTSNEQLKVTQEPRAKKGRRNQSMELKKEEPEPETEAVSSSQEIPTMPQPIEKVSVSTQTKKLSASSPKMLHRSTQTSNDGVCQNMCHDKYTKIFNDFKDRMKADHKRETERVVREAVEKLRTEMEEEKRQAVNKAVANAQGEMDRKCKQVKEKCKEEFLEEIKKLAGQHKQLISQTKKKQWCYNCEEEAMYHCCWNTSYCSIKCQQEHWHAEHKRTCRRKR
- the ZMYND11 gene encoding zinc finger MYND domain-containing protein 11 isoform X1 → MARLTKRRQADTKAIQHLWAAIEIIRNQKQIANIDRITKYMSRVHGMHPKETTRQLSLAVKDGLIVETLTVGCKGSKAGIEQEGYWLPGDEIAYGMQPFSQTAAKNKDWETENHDWYCFECHLPGEVLICDLCFRVYHSKCLSDEFRLRDSSSHWQCPVCRSIKKKNTSKQEMSTYLRFIVSRMKERAIDLNKKGKDNKHPMYRRLVHSAVDVPTIQEKVNEGKYRSYEEFKADAQLLLHNTVIFYGADSEQADIARMLYKDTCHELDELQLCKNCFYLSNARPDNWFCYPCIPNHELVWAKMKGFGFWPAKVMQKEDNQVDVRFFGHHHQRAWIPSENIQDITVNIHRLHVKRSMGWKKACDELELHQRFLREGRFWKSKNEDKGEEEAESSISSTSNEQLKVTQEPRAKKGRRNQSMELKKEEPEPETEAVSSSQEIPTMPQPIEKVSVSTQTKKLSASSPKMLHRSTQTSNDGVCQNMCHDKYTKIFNDFKDRMKADHKRETERVVREAVEKLRTEMEEEKRQAVNKAVANAQGEMDRKCKQVKEKCKEEFLEEIKKLAGQHKQLISQTKKKQWCYNCEEEAMYHCCWNTSYCSIKCQQEHWHAEHKRTCRRKR
- the ZMYND11 gene encoding zinc finger MYND domain-containing protein 11 isoform X6 encodes the protein MQPFSQTAAKNKSIKKKNTSKQEMSTYLRFIVSRMKERAIDLNKKGKDNKHPMYRRLVHSAVDVPTIQEKVNEGKYRSYEEFKADAQLLLHNTVIFYGADSEQADIARMLYKDTCHELDELQLCKNCFYLSNARPDNWFCYPCIPNHELVWAKMKGFGFWPAKVMQKEDNQVDVRFFGHHHQRAWIPSENIQDITVNIHRLHVKRSMGWKKACDELELHQRFLREGRFWKSKNEDKGEEEAESSISSTSNEQLKVTQEPRAKKGRRNQSMELKKEEPEPETEAVSSSQEIPTMPQPIEKVSVSTQTKKLSASSPKMLHRSTQTSNDGVCQNMCHDKYTKIFNDFKDRMKADHKRETERVVREAVEKLRTEMEEEKRQAVNKAVANAQGEMDRKCKQVKEKCKEEFLEEIKKLAGQHKQLISQTKKKQWCYNCEEEAMYHCCWNTSYCSIKCQQEHWHAEHKRTCRRKR
- the ZMYND11 gene encoding zinc finger MYND domain-containing protein 11 isoform X5, with the protein product MQPFSQTAAKNKDWETENHDWYCFECHLPGEVLICDLCFRVYHSKCLSDEFRLRDSSSHWQCPVCRSIKKKNTSKQEMSTYLRFIVSRMKERAIDLNKKGKDNKHPMYRRLVHSAVDVPTIQEKVNEGKYRSYEEFKADAQLLLHNTVIFYGADSEQADIARMLYKDTCHELDELQLCKNCFYLSNARPDNWFCYPCIPNHELVWAKMKGFGFWPAKVMQKEDNQVDVRFFGHHHQRAWIPSENIQDITVNIHRLHVKRSMGWKKACDELELHQRFLREGRFWKSKNEDKGEEEAESSISSTSNEQLKVTQEPRAKKGRRNQSMELKKEEPEPETEAVSSSQEIPTMPQPIEKVSVSTQTKKLSASSPKMLHRSTQTSNDGVCQNMCHDKYTKIFNDFKDRMKADHKRETERVVREAVEKLRTEMEEEKRQAVNKAVANAQGEMDRKCKQVKEKCKEEFLEEIKKLAGQHKQLISQTKKKQWCYNCEEEAMYHCCWNTSYCSIKCQQEHWHAEHKRTCRRKR